One Pyxicephalus adspersus chromosome 3, UCB_Pads_2.0, whole genome shotgun sequence genomic window carries:
- the MOB3B gene encoding MOB kinase activator 3B — protein MSIGLKQVFNKDKTFRPKRKFDPGTQRFELHKRAQASLSSGVDLKATVQLPSGEDLNDWVAVHVVDFFNRINLIYGTICDSCTETTCPVMSGGPKYEYRWQDDMKYKKPTALPAPQYMNLLMDWIEVQINNEDIFPTSVGVPFPKNFLQICKKILCRLFRVFVHVYIHHFDRIIIMGAEAHVNTCYKHFYYFVTELNLIDRKELEPLKEMTVRICQ, from the exons ATGTCAATAGGACTAAAGCAAGTTTTTAACAAGGACAAGACATTTCGACCCAAAAGAAAGTTTGATCCTGGCACACAAAGGTTTGAGTTACATAAACGAGCTCAAGCATCTCTGAGCTCTGGAGTTGACTTGAAGGCTACGGTTCAGCTCCCCAGTGGAGAAGACCTCAATGACTGGGTGGCTGTTCATGTGGTTGACTTTTTCAATAGGATTAATCTCATCTATGGTACCATTTGTGACTCATGCACAGAGACAACCTGTCCCGTTATGTCCGGGGGTCCAAAATATGAATACAGATGGCAAGATGACATGAAATACAAGAAACCTACTGCCTTACCAGCACCTCAGTATATGAACCTACTTATGGACTGGATTGAAGTGCAAATTAACAatgaagatatatttcctacaagTGTGG gggttccttttCCAAAGAATTTCCTGCAGATCTGCAAGAAGATACTGTGCAGATTATTCCGTGTTTTCGTCCATGTATACATCCATCACTTTGACCGTATCATAATCATGGGAGCAGAAGCGCACGTCAATACTTGCTACAAGCACTTTTACTACTTTGTGACAGAACTCAACCTCATAGACCGCAAGGAGCTAGAACcattg